A stretch of DNA from Mucilaginibacter daejeonensis:
TTGTTGCAAGGTCTTGAAATATTCTTCAAAACTTTGATCGCCGTAAATGGAAGGCTCTCTAACGCCAAGCAAATTCAAATTAGGTCCGTTAATGATCTGTATCTTCATGATCAGCATGATTTGTTGCGATGTTTGTTACCGAGCAACAAAGGTTTATCACCACCTTTGTGCTAGGCTAACGTGTCAAACTTAGCTATAAAACATCAGAACATAAAACACGCATGGATTGGCGGTCGGCTATAAAAGGTTTTAGGAACTATTTGCGGTTAGAGCGCTCGTTGTCTGAGAACTCTATCGAGGCCTACACCCGCGATATTGACAAGCTGCAGCAGTTCGCCGAGAGTTCGCAACCCGCTTTAAAACCGGATGTTATTGTCCTGAACGACCTGCGCCTTTTTTTACAGTGGATAAACGAGCTGGGCATGATCCCATCTACCCAGGCCCGTATCCTGTCGGGCATCAAAGCATTTTATAAATTTATGCTGATGGAGGACATGATCACGGCTGATCCGTCCGAACTACTCGAATCTCCGCGCATTCAACGCAAACTTCCCGACACGCTAAGTTATGAGGACATCAACGCGCTCATCAGCGCCATCGACCTCTCTAAGCCCGATGGTCCGCGTAACAAAGCCATGCTCGAACTATTATACAGTTGCGGTCTGCGCGTATCCGAACTAACCGAATTACGCATCTCTAACCTGCACCTTGATATCGAGTTCATTAAAGTGGTAGGTAAGGGTAATAAGGAACGTTTAGTGCCGATCAGTGATACCGCGATCAATGCCTTACAACAGTGGTTGCTGTACGGCAGGGTGCATGTAGAGGTAAAAAAAGGGGAGGAGGACATGGTCTTCCTTAACCGCAGGGGCAGCCGTTTATCGCGCGTTTATGTATTCATGCTGATCAAAGATCTGGCGTTAAGGATCGGTCTGCAAAAAACGATAAGCCCGCACACCTTTCGCCACTCATTCGCCACGCACCTGATCGAGGGCGGGGCCGACCTGCGCGCCGTACAGGAAATGTTAGGGCACGAAAGCATTACCACCACCGAGATATACACTCACCTCGACCGCGATTACTTAAAGAGCACCATCATCCATTATCATCCCCGCAGTTGAACACCGGTCCGTTCTTTACTACCAAAAAGAGTAAAATAATTTAGTCATAGTAAATTTAATACTAAAAATATTAGTATTTTTGAATTGCTATGAATGAGGAAAGGATAACCGAGAAGCTCAATATTTTGGCTGATGCAGCTAAATATGATGTTTCGTGTGCGTCGAGCGGGAGCAAGCGTAAGAATCAGAATAAAGGATTGGGTAATGCCAGTAATGGTATTTGCCACACCTACACCGAGGATGGTCGTTGTGTGTCCTTACTCAAAATATTGCTGACCAACCACTGCATCTTCGATTGTGCTTACTGTGTGTCGCGCAGCAGTAATGATATTAAGCGGGCTGCCTTTACGGTGCAGGAGGTGGTCGATTTGACCATCAATTTTTATCGCCGTAATTACATCGAAGGATTGTTCCTGAGCTCGGGTATCTTTAAAGATGCCGACTTTACCATGGAGCGTTTGGTGCGGGTAGCCAAAAAGCTACGTACCGAGCATAATTTCAATGGCTACATCCACCTCAAATCCATTCCCGGGGCAAGCGATGAGCTGATGCGCGAAGCTGGGCTGTACGCCGATCGCTTGAGTGTTAATCTTGAGATGCCTACCGAAGCTGGTCTCAAATTGTTGGCGCCCGAAAAGAACCGCCAGGAAATGATCAAGCCGATGGGCTTTTTAAAGAACGAGATCATTCAGCGTACGGAGGAGAAAGCACTATTTAAAAAAGCGCCCATGTTCGCTCCGGCAGGCCAGAGCACCCAGGTGATCATTGGTGCCACACCCGAGACGGATCAACAGGTGTTGCAGACCGCCGATCACTTTTATCGTAACTTCAATTTAAGGCGAGTTTATTACTCGGGTTATGTACCTGTACTGAGCGATTCGCGCTTGCCGGCCTTGAACACCAGTGTACCGATGGTGCG
This window harbors:
- the xerD gene encoding site-specific tyrosine recombinase XerD, with the protein product MDWRSAIKGFRNYLRLERSLSENSIEAYTRDIDKLQQFAESSQPALKPDVIVLNDLRLFLQWINELGMIPSTQARILSGIKAFYKFMLMEDMITADPSELLESPRIQRKLPDTLSYEDINALISAIDLSKPDGPRNKAMLELLYSCGLRVSELTELRISNLHLDIEFIKVVGKGNKERLVPISDTAINALQQWLLYGRVHVEVKKGEEDMVFLNRRGSRLSRVYVFMLIKDLALRIGLQKTISPHTFRHSFATHLIEGGADLRAVQEMLGHESITTTEIYTHLDRDYLKSTIIHYHPRS
- a CDS encoding putative DNA modification/repair radical SAM protein, with the translated sequence MNEERITEKLNILADAAKYDVSCASSGSKRKNQNKGLGNASNGICHTYTEDGRCVSLLKILLTNHCIFDCAYCVSRSSNDIKRAAFTVQEVVDLTINFYRRNYIEGLFLSSGIFKDADFTMERLVRVAKKLRTEHNFNGYIHLKSIPGASDELMREAGLYADRLSVNLEMPTEAGLKLLAPEKNRQEMIKPMGFLKNEIIQRTEEKALFKKAPMFAPAGQSTQVIIGATPETDQQVLQTADHFYRNFNLRRVYYSGYVPVLSDSRLPALNTSVPMVRENRLYQADWLMRNYGFHVNEIVNERAPHLDLDVDPKLSWSLRNLHVFPIDVNKADLQLILRVPGIGLLSAQKIVSARKFGKLNWDQLKKIGVALNRARYFITCNSTSFERRDLTAMSIKQFILSTSQSKYLKNSVTQLGLF